A region from the Marinobacter sp. SS13-12 genome encodes:
- the nirD gene encoding nitrite reductase small subunit NirD codes for MKARTSWDVVCTVEDLVPESGVAVWTEDGPVAVFYLPHRLPALFAISHTDPFTGKNLLARGITGDLKGQPVVASPLYKQHFNLQTGQCLEDEEVAVKTYPVLLDGTNVRVEIPAANKESVAA; via the coding sequence ATGAAAGCACGCACTTCCTGGGATGTTGTTTGTACCGTTGAGGACCTTGTGCCGGAGTCCGGTGTGGCGGTCTGGACCGAGGATGGGCCGGTGGCGGTGTTTTACTTGCCGCATCGGTTGCCGGCGTTGTTTGCCATCAGCCATACCGATCCGTTTACCGGCAAGAATTTGCTGGCGCGGGGTATTACCGGCGACCTGAAAGGACAGCCGGTGGTGGCTTCACCACTTTACAAACAGCACTTCAACCTGCAGACCGGTCAATGCCTGGAAGATGAGGAGGTAGCCGTTAAAACCTACCCGGTCCTGCTGGATGGCACCAACGTCCGGGTAGAAATCCCGGCAGCGAACAAAGAATCAGTCGCAGCGTAA